The Coffea arabica cultivar ET-39 chromosome 8e, Coffea Arabica ET-39 HiFi, whole genome shotgun sequence genome window below encodes:
- the LOC113702765 gene encoding TMV resistance protein N-like isoform X2 codes for MRNIASSSLSCSSSSTPKWTYDVFLSFRGEDVRKNFVDFLYSSLQQKGIYTFKDDEKLERGRSISSALLQAIKESRIAVIIFSENYAASSWCLDELAEIIYGNQALGQTILPVFYYVDPSVVRKQKGSFGQAFVKHEDEIEDKERIRRWRAALAEAASISGWDVPSTADGHESKCIQQIVEDVMGKLKNFVEDDEENHVGIHSRVQKINAFLNLVADEVRSVGIWGMSGIGKTTLARAVFDRISTHFEGAIFLHEVREHSKRYGLENLQEKILSEILRIKELRINNVFEGSNMIKKRLCYKKVLIVLDDIDHLDQLEALAGKHDWFGKGSRIIITTKDKHLLVKHDIDRMYKVEVLDKYEAVQLFSWNAFKKNCPAKDYEELSLQIVHYAGGLPLALKILGSFLYGRDMTEWRSEVERLKKIPEDDIMKKLTVSFDGLKRIEKEIFLDIACFFKGKKKENIARVLDSFNFYPHIGIKVLIEKSLITVSKGRILMHPLIQEMGWQIVREKAPEEPGKHSRLWVDEDNCDVLARDRVTENVEGLWLHLSTPKYVAIKNEAFEKMIKLRLLKIHNAYVSRGPNHLPNEIRWLNWHGYPSKSLPDSFQAEKLVGIKLQNSRMIELWKGIKFLNKLKFINLSHSQKLIRTPDFAGIPSLERLVLENCSSLIEIHSSAGYLKSLKLLNLRNCTSLRRLPKQILLESLELGRLPEELGYIESLEEIYGDETAISQPPSSIILLKNLRTLSFRGCQAMALSWRARLSSLVLHARGQDSRGFVFPSVSGLNSLAILDLSDCSMLDEGLPCDLGSLSSLQELNLGRNNFSSISASSIRNLSRLRILELIGCKRLQILPELPRSIEQVYADDCTILQGETNLLTKSQKLNTVSFTNCSQMLQGLQTSKMVYATWKNMLKELPVLHTEFSICSPGQNIPAWFTYQDTGHSISVQLPPNWYCNEFMGMAICIVFGLKTPVMVVRSVNRENTAVIPVQYRYKGRDKLSPPAVISVGAIAIETNVDSEHTCLAYLPCRKLSQIPQNWRSNDWTCIELSSYTPRFMEFKAWGVRLVYQKDVGEIDNVHRDFQLIE; via the exons atgagAAACATTGCCTCTTCTTCTTTatcttgttcttcttcttccactCCTAAATGGACTTATGATGTTTTCTTGAGCTTTAGGGGTGAGGATGTTCGGAAGAACTTTGTCGACTTCCTCTATAGTTCTCTGCAACAAAAGGGAATTTACACCTTCAAAGACGATGAAAAGCTCGAAAGAGGAAGATCCATTTCATCGGCATTACTCCAAGCTATTAAAGAGTCAAGAATTGCAGTTATCATATTCTCAGAAAACTATGCTGCTTCTTCATGGTGTTTGGATGAGCTTGCAGAGATCATTTACGGCAACCAAGCGTTGGGACAAACTATTCTGCCGGTTTTTTATTATGTGGATCCATCTGTGGTCCGGAAACAGAAAGGCAGCTTTGGTCAAGCTTTTGTCAAACATGAAGATGAAATAGAGGACAAGGAAAGGATTCGAAGGTGGAGGGCAGCTCTTGCTGAAGCTGCTTCTATCTCTGGCTGGGATGTTCCCAGCACTGCTGATGG GCACGAGTCTAAATGCATCCAGCAAATTGTTGAAGATGTCATGggtaaattgaaaaattttgtagaagatgatgaagaaaaccACGTTGGTATTCATTCTCGAGTGCAGAAAATAAATGCATTTCTAAATTTGGTGGCTGATGAGGTTCGCTCTGTAGGTATTTGGGGAATGAGTGGAATAGGTAAGACGACGTTAGCAAGGGCTGTTTTTGACAGAATTTCCACTCATTTTGAAGGTGCTATCTTTCTTCATGAAGTCAGAGAACATTCTAAAAGATATGGTCTGGAAAATTTGCAAGAGAAGATTCTTTCTGAAATTCTGCGCATAAAAGAATTGAGGATCAACAATGTTTTTGAAGGATCAAATATGATAAAGAAAAGACTATGCTACAAAAAAGTCCTCATTGTTCTTGATGATATTGACCATCTCGATCAGTTAGAAGCTTTAGCTGGAAAGCATGATTGGTTCGGTAAAGGTAGCAGAATTATCATAACAACGAAAGATAAGCATTTGCTTGTTAAACATGACATAGACAGAATGTACAAGGTGGAAGTGTTGGATAAGTATGAAGCTGTGCAGCTGTTTAGTTGGAATGCTTTTAAGAAGAACTGTCCAGCAAAAGACTATGAGGAGCTTTCATTACAAATAGTGCATTATGCTGGTGGCCTTCCCTTGGCTCTAAAGATTTTGGGTAGCTTTCTGTATGGCAGAGACATGACTGAATGGAGAAGTGAAGTGGAGAGactaaaaaaaattccagaagaTGATATTATGAAAAAACTCACGGTAAGTTTCGATGGccttaaaagaattgaaaaagaaattttcttagaCATTGCATGTTTCTTtaaagggaagaagaaagaaaacatagCAAGAGTACTGGATAGTTTCAATTTCTACCCTCATATAGGCATCAAGGTTCTCATTGAGAAATCTCTGATAACTGTTTCCAAAGGAAGGATTCTGATGCATCCTTTAATACAAGAAATGGGTTGGCAAATTGTTCGTGAAAAGGCTCCAGAAGAGCCAGGTAAACACAGCAGGCTATGGGTTGATGAGGATAATTGTGACGTTTTGGCTAGAGACAGG GTTACAGAAAATGTTGAAGGCTTGTGGTTGCACTTGTCTACGCCGAAGTATGTAGCAATTAAAAATGAAGCCTTTGAAAAAATGATTAAACTAAGGTTACTCAAAATCCACAATGCTTATGTTTCTCGAGGCCCTAATCACTTGCCGAATGAGATAAGGTGGCTAAACTGGCATGGTTACCCTTCAAAATCCCTTCCAGATAGTTTTCAAGCTGAAAAACTTGTAGGAATCAAGTTACAAAATAGCCGAATGATTGAGCTGTGGAAGGGAATAAAG TTTCTGAACAAACTGAAATTCATCAACCTTAGCCATTCCCAGAAGTTAATAAGGACTCCAGATTTCGCAGGGATCCCCTCTCTTGAGAGATTGGTTCTTGAAAATTGTTCAAGTCTAATTGAGATCCACTCTTCAGCAGGATATCTCAAAAGTCTTAAATTACTCAATCTGCGGAACTGCACAAGTCTAAGGAGGCTTCCTAAGCAAATTCTCTTGGAAAGTCTGGAG CTTGGCAGATTACCGGAAGAGCTGGGGTACATAGAGAGCTTGGAAGAAATTTATGGTGATGAAACTGCCATCTCACAGCCACCATCCTCTATCATATTGCTAAAGAACCTCAGAACTTTATCTTTCAGAGGATGTCAAGCAATGGCTCTTTCATGGAGAGCACGGTTATCTTCTTTGGTGCTACATGCAAGAGGTCAAGATTCAAGGGGTTTTGTTTTTCCATCTGTGTCAGGATTAAATTCATTAGCAATTCTAGATCTTAGTGACTGCAGTATGTTAGATGAAGGATTGCCTTGTGATCTGGGGAGCTTATCCTCTCTACAGGAGTTAAATCTTGGTAGAAACAACTTCTCCAGTATCTCCGCTTCAAGTATCAGAAACCTCAGCCGCCTTAGAATCCTCGAATTGATTGGATGCAAGAGACTTCAGATACTTCCAGAGCTTCCACGGAGTATAGAGCAAGTGTACGCAGATGATTGTACAATATTGCAGGGTGAAACTAATCTGTTGacaaaatctcaaaaattaaaCACGGTTTCATTCACCAATTGTTCTCAAATGCTTCAGGGTCTTCAAACTTCCAAAATGGTATATGCAACATGGAAGAACATGCTAAAG GAATTACCAGTCCTACATACTGAGTTCAGTATCTGCAGTCCTGGACAAAATATTCCAGCCTGGTTCACCTACCAGGATACAGGGCATTCGATTTCAGTTCAGCTTCCTCCAAATTGGTACTGCAACGAGTTCATGGGGATGGCAATTTGTATTgtttttggcttgaaaacgcCCGTTATGGTAGTTAGAAGTGTTAACCGAGAGAATACTGCAGTCATTCCTGTCCAATATAGGTACAAGGGCCGAGATAAGTTGTCCCCCCCGGCAGTGATTTCTGTAGGCGCTAttgcaattgaaacaaatgTTGATTCAGAACATACTTGTCTTGCATACCTACCTTGTAGGAAGCTTAGCCAGATCCCGCAAAATTGGAGGTCTAATGATTGGACCTGCATTGAGCTATCCTCGTATACTCCACGATTCATGGAATTCAAAGCATGGGGTGTCCGACTAGTGTACCAGAAAGATGTTGGAGAAATTGATAATGTCCACCGGGATTTTCAACTGATTGAATGA
- the LOC113702765 gene encoding TMV resistance protein N-like isoform X1, producing the protein MRNIASSSLSCSSSSTPKWTYDVFLSFRGEDVRKNFVDFLYSSLQQKGIYTFKDDEKLERGRSISSALLQAIKESRIAVIIFSENYAASSWCLDELAEIIYGNQALGQTILPVFYYVDPSVVRKQKGSFGQAFVKHEDEIEDKERIRRWRAALAEAASISGWDVPSTADGHESKCIQQIVEDVMGKLKNFVEDDEENHVGIHSRVQKINAFLNLVADEVRSVGIWGMSGIGKTTLARAVFDRISTHFEGAIFLHEVREHSKRYGLENLQEKILSEILRIKELRINNVFEGSNMIKKRLCYKKVLIVLDDIDHLDQLEALAGKHDWFGKGSRIIITTKDKHLLVKHDIDRMYKVEVLDKYEAVQLFSWNAFKKNCPAKDYEELSLQIVHYAGGLPLALKILGSFLYGRDMTEWRSEVERLKKIPEDDIMKKLTVSFDGLKRIEKEIFLDIACFFKGKKKENIARVLDSFNFYPHIGIKVLIEKSLITVSKGRILMHPLIQEMGWQIVREKAPEEPGKHSRLWVDEDNCDVLARDRVTENVEGLWLHLSTPKYVAIKNEAFEKMIKLRLLKIHNAYVSRGPNHLPNEIRWLNWHGYPSKSLPDSFQAEKLVGIKLQNSRMIELWKGIKFLNKLKFINLSHSQKLIRTPDFAGIPSLERLVLENCSSLIEIHSSAGYLKSLKLLNLRNCTSLRRLPKQILLESLEVIILSGCSKVDEFPEILGPMNHLRAVYWEATAVKELPPSIENLTALVVLNLSYCKSLACLPSSISKLKCLKALVLSGCSKLGRLPEELGYIESLEEIYGDETAISQPPSSIILLKNLRTLSFRGCQAMALSWRARLSSLVLHARGQDSRGFVFPSVSGLNSLAILDLSDCSMLDEGLPCDLGSLSSLQELNLGRNNFSSISASSIRNLSRLRILELIGCKRLQILPELPRSIEQVYADDCTILQGETNLLTKSQKLNTVSFTNCSQMLQGLQTSKMVYATWKNMLKELPVLHTEFSICSPGQNIPAWFTYQDTGHSISVQLPPNWYCNEFMGMAICIVFGLKTPVMVVRSVNRENTAVIPVQYRYKGRDKLSPPAVISVGAIAIETNVDSEHTCLAYLPCRKLSQIPQNWRSNDWTCIELSSYTPRFMEFKAWGVRLVYQKDVGEIDNVHRDFQLIE; encoded by the exons atgagAAACATTGCCTCTTCTTCTTTatcttgttcttcttcttccactCCTAAATGGACTTATGATGTTTTCTTGAGCTTTAGGGGTGAGGATGTTCGGAAGAACTTTGTCGACTTCCTCTATAGTTCTCTGCAACAAAAGGGAATTTACACCTTCAAAGACGATGAAAAGCTCGAAAGAGGAAGATCCATTTCATCGGCATTACTCCAAGCTATTAAAGAGTCAAGAATTGCAGTTATCATATTCTCAGAAAACTATGCTGCTTCTTCATGGTGTTTGGATGAGCTTGCAGAGATCATTTACGGCAACCAAGCGTTGGGACAAACTATTCTGCCGGTTTTTTATTATGTGGATCCATCTGTGGTCCGGAAACAGAAAGGCAGCTTTGGTCAAGCTTTTGTCAAACATGAAGATGAAATAGAGGACAAGGAAAGGATTCGAAGGTGGAGGGCAGCTCTTGCTGAAGCTGCTTCTATCTCTGGCTGGGATGTTCCCAGCACTGCTGATGG GCACGAGTCTAAATGCATCCAGCAAATTGTTGAAGATGTCATGggtaaattgaaaaattttgtagaagatgatgaagaaaaccACGTTGGTATTCATTCTCGAGTGCAGAAAATAAATGCATTTCTAAATTTGGTGGCTGATGAGGTTCGCTCTGTAGGTATTTGGGGAATGAGTGGAATAGGTAAGACGACGTTAGCAAGGGCTGTTTTTGACAGAATTTCCACTCATTTTGAAGGTGCTATCTTTCTTCATGAAGTCAGAGAACATTCTAAAAGATATGGTCTGGAAAATTTGCAAGAGAAGATTCTTTCTGAAATTCTGCGCATAAAAGAATTGAGGATCAACAATGTTTTTGAAGGATCAAATATGATAAAGAAAAGACTATGCTACAAAAAAGTCCTCATTGTTCTTGATGATATTGACCATCTCGATCAGTTAGAAGCTTTAGCTGGAAAGCATGATTGGTTCGGTAAAGGTAGCAGAATTATCATAACAACGAAAGATAAGCATTTGCTTGTTAAACATGACATAGACAGAATGTACAAGGTGGAAGTGTTGGATAAGTATGAAGCTGTGCAGCTGTTTAGTTGGAATGCTTTTAAGAAGAACTGTCCAGCAAAAGACTATGAGGAGCTTTCATTACAAATAGTGCATTATGCTGGTGGCCTTCCCTTGGCTCTAAAGATTTTGGGTAGCTTTCTGTATGGCAGAGACATGACTGAATGGAGAAGTGAAGTGGAGAGactaaaaaaaattccagaagaTGATATTATGAAAAAACTCACGGTAAGTTTCGATGGccttaaaagaattgaaaaagaaattttcttagaCATTGCATGTTTCTTtaaagggaagaagaaagaaaacatagCAAGAGTACTGGATAGTTTCAATTTCTACCCTCATATAGGCATCAAGGTTCTCATTGAGAAATCTCTGATAACTGTTTCCAAAGGAAGGATTCTGATGCATCCTTTAATACAAGAAATGGGTTGGCAAATTGTTCGTGAAAAGGCTCCAGAAGAGCCAGGTAAACACAGCAGGCTATGGGTTGATGAGGATAATTGTGACGTTTTGGCTAGAGACAGG GTTACAGAAAATGTTGAAGGCTTGTGGTTGCACTTGTCTACGCCGAAGTATGTAGCAATTAAAAATGAAGCCTTTGAAAAAATGATTAAACTAAGGTTACTCAAAATCCACAATGCTTATGTTTCTCGAGGCCCTAATCACTTGCCGAATGAGATAAGGTGGCTAAACTGGCATGGTTACCCTTCAAAATCCCTTCCAGATAGTTTTCAAGCTGAAAAACTTGTAGGAATCAAGTTACAAAATAGCCGAATGATTGAGCTGTGGAAGGGAATAAAG TTTCTGAACAAACTGAAATTCATCAACCTTAGCCATTCCCAGAAGTTAATAAGGACTCCAGATTTCGCAGGGATCCCCTCTCTTGAGAGATTGGTTCTTGAAAATTGTTCAAGTCTAATTGAGATCCACTCTTCAGCAGGATATCTCAAAAGTCTTAAATTACTCAATCTGCGGAACTGCACAAGTCTAAGGAGGCTTCCTAAGCAAATTCTCTTGGAAAGTCTGGAGGTAATTATTCTTTCTGGCTGTTCAAAAGTTGATGAGTTCCCAGAAATCTTGGGTCCCATGAATCATTTAAGAGCTGTATATTGGGAAGCTACTGCAGTAAAAGAACTACCACCTTCAATTGAAAACCTAACAGCTCTTGTTGTATTGAATCTAAGCTACTGTAAAAGTCTTGCATGTTTGCCAAGTAGTATCTCTAAACTAAAATGCCTTAAGGCACTTGTTCTTTCTGGCTGCTCAAAGCTTGGCAGATTACCGGAAGAGCTGGGGTACATAGAGAGCTTGGAAGAAATTTATGGTGATGAAACTGCCATCTCACAGCCACCATCCTCTATCATATTGCTAAAGAACCTCAGAACTTTATCTTTCAGAGGATGTCAAGCAATGGCTCTTTCATGGAGAGCACGGTTATCTTCTTTGGTGCTACATGCAAGAGGTCAAGATTCAAGGGGTTTTGTTTTTCCATCTGTGTCAGGATTAAATTCATTAGCAATTCTAGATCTTAGTGACTGCAGTATGTTAGATGAAGGATTGCCTTGTGATCTGGGGAGCTTATCCTCTCTACAGGAGTTAAATCTTGGTAGAAACAACTTCTCCAGTATCTCCGCTTCAAGTATCAGAAACCTCAGCCGCCTTAGAATCCTCGAATTGATTGGATGCAAGAGACTTCAGATACTTCCAGAGCTTCCACGGAGTATAGAGCAAGTGTACGCAGATGATTGTACAATATTGCAGGGTGAAACTAATCTGTTGacaaaatctcaaaaattaaaCACGGTTTCATTCACCAATTGTTCTCAAATGCTTCAGGGTCTTCAAACTTCCAAAATGGTATATGCAACATGGAAGAACATGCTAAAG GAATTACCAGTCCTACATACTGAGTTCAGTATCTGCAGTCCTGGACAAAATATTCCAGCCTGGTTCACCTACCAGGATACAGGGCATTCGATTTCAGTTCAGCTTCCTCCAAATTGGTACTGCAACGAGTTCATGGGGATGGCAATTTGTATTgtttttggcttgaaaacgcCCGTTATGGTAGTTAGAAGTGTTAACCGAGAGAATACTGCAGTCATTCCTGTCCAATATAGGTACAAGGGCCGAGATAAGTTGTCCCCCCCGGCAGTGATTTCTGTAGGCGCTAttgcaattgaaacaaatgTTGATTCAGAACATACTTGTCTTGCATACCTACCTTGTAGGAAGCTTAGCCAGATCCCGCAAAATTGGAGGTCTAATGATTGGACCTGCATTGAGCTATCCTCGTATACTCCACGATTCATGGAATTCAAAGCATGGGGTGTCCGACTAGTGTACCAGAAAGATGTTGGAGAAATTGATAATGTCCACCGGGATTTTCAACTGATTGAATGA
- the LOC113702765 gene encoding TMV resistance protein N-like isoform X3: MRNIASSSLSCSSSSTPKWTYDVFLSFRGEDVRKNFVDFLYSSLQQKGIYTFKDDEKLERGRSISSALLQAIKESRIAVIIFSENYAASSWCLDELAEIIYGNQALGQTILPVFYYVDPSVVRKQKGSFGQAFVKHEDEIEDKERIRRWRAALAEAASISGWDVPSTADGHESKCIQQIVEDVMGKLKNFVEDDEENHVGIHSRVQKINAFLNLVADEVRSVGIWGMSGIGKTTLARAVFDRISTHFEGAIFLHEVREHSKRYGLENLQEKILSEILRIKELRINNVFEGSNMIKKRLCYKKVLIVLDDIDHLDQLEALAGKHDWFGKGSRIIITTKDKHLLVKHDIDRMYKVEVLDKYEAVQLFSWNAFKKNCPAKDYEELSLQIVHYAGGLPLALKILGSFLYGRDMTEWRSEVERLKKIPEDDIMKKLTVSFDGLKRIEKEIFLDIACFFKGKKKENIARVLDSFNFYPHIGIKVLIEKSLITVSKGRILMHPLIQEMGWQIVREKAPEEPGKHSRLWVDEDNCDVLARDRVTENVEGLWLHLSTPKYVAIKNEAFEKMIKLRLLKIHNAYVSRGPNHLPNEIRWLNWHGYPSKSLPDSFQAEKLVGIKLQNSRMIELWKGIKFLNKLKFINLSHSQKLIRTPDFAGIPSLERLVLENCSSLIEIHSSAGYLKSLKLLNLRNCTSLRRLPKQILLESLEVIILSGCSKVDEFPEILGPMNHLRAVYWEATAVKELPPSIENLTALVVLNLSYCKSLACLPSSISKLKCLKALVLSGCSKLGRLPEELGYIESLEEIYGDETAISQPPSSIILLKNLRTLSFRGCQAMALSWRARLSSLVLHARGQDSRGFVFPSVSGLNSLAILDLSDCSMLDEGLPCDLGSLSSLQELNLGRNNFSSISASSIRNLSRLRILELIGCKRLQILPELPRSIEQVVFKLPKWYMQHGRTC, translated from the exons atgagAAACATTGCCTCTTCTTCTTTatcttgttcttcttcttccactCCTAAATGGACTTATGATGTTTTCTTGAGCTTTAGGGGTGAGGATGTTCGGAAGAACTTTGTCGACTTCCTCTATAGTTCTCTGCAACAAAAGGGAATTTACACCTTCAAAGACGATGAAAAGCTCGAAAGAGGAAGATCCATTTCATCGGCATTACTCCAAGCTATTAAAGAGTCAAGAATTGCAGTTATCATATTCTCAGAAAACTATGCTGCTTCTTCATGGTGTTTGGATGAGCTTGCAGAGATCATTTACGGCAACCAAGCGTTGGGACAAACTATTCTGCCGGTTTTTTATTATGTGGATCCATCTGTGGTCCGGAAACAGAAAGGCAGCTTTGGTCAAGCTTTTGTCAAACATGAAGATGAAATAGAGGACAAGGAAAGGATTCGAAGGTGGAGGGCAGCTCTTGCTGAAGCTGCTTCTATCTCTGGCTGGGATGTTCCCAGCACTGCTGATGG GCACGAGTCTAAATGCATCCAGCAAATTGTTGAAGATGTCATGggtaaattgaaaaattttgtagaagatgatgaagaaaaccACGTTGGTATTCATTCTCGAGTGCAGAAAATAAATGCATTTCTAAATTTGGTGGCTGATGAGGTTCGCTCTGTAGGTATTTGGGGAATGAGTGGAATAGGTAAGACGACGTTAGCAAGGGCTGTTTTTGACAGAATTTCCACTCATTTTGAAGGTGCTATCTTTCTTCATGAAGTCAGAGAACATTCTAAAAGATATGGTCTGGAAAATTTGCAAGAGAAGATTCTTTCTGAAATTCTGCGCATAAAAGAATTGAGGATCAACAATGTTTTTGAAGGATCAAATATGATAAAGAAAAGACTATGCTACAAAAAAGTCCTCATTGTTCTTGATGATATTGACCATCTCGATCAGTTAGAAGCTTTAGCTGGAAAGCATGATTGGTTCGGTAAAGGTAGCAGAATTATCATAACAACGAAAGATAAGCATTTGCTTGTTAAACATGACATAGACAGAATGTACAAGGTGGAAGTGTTGGATAAGTATGAAGCTGTGCAGCTGTTTAGTTGGAATGCTTTTAAGAAGAACTGTCCAGCAAAAGACTATGAGGAGCTTTCATTACAAATAGTGCATTATGCTGGTGGCCTTCCCTTGGCTCTAAAGATTTTGGGTAGCTTTCTGTATGGCAGAGACATGACTGAATGGAGAAGTGAAGTGGAGAGactaaaaaaaattccagaagaTGATATTATGAAAAAACTCACGGTAAGTTTCGATGGccttaaaagaattgaaaaagaaattttcttagaCATTGCATGTTTCTTtaaagggaagaagaaagaaaacatagCAAGAGTACTGGATAGTTTCAATTTCTACCCTCATATAGGCATCAAGGTTCTCATTGAGAAATCTCTGATAACTGTTTCCAAAGGAAGGATTCTGATGCATCCTTTAATACAAGAAATGGGTTGGCAAATTGTTCGTGAAAAGGCTCCAGAAGAGCCAGGTAAACACAGCAGGCTATGGGTTGATGAGGATAATTGTGACGTTTTGGCTAGAGACAGG GTTACAGAAAATGTTGAAGGCTTGTGGTTGCACTTGTCTACGCCGAAGTATGTAGCAATTAAAAATGAAGCCTTTGAAAAAATGATTAAACTAAGGTTACTCAAAATCCACAATGCTTATGTTTCTCGAGGCCCTAATCACTTGCCGAATGAGATAAGGTGGCTAAACTGGCATGGTTACCCTTCAAAATCCCTTCCAGATAGTTTTCAAGCTGAAAAACTTGTAGGAATCAAGTTACAAAATAGCCGAATGATTGAGCTGTGGAAGGGAATAAAG TTTCTGAACAAACTGAAATTCATCAACCTTAGCCATTCCCAGAAGTTAATAAGGACTCCAGATTTCGCAGGGATCCCCTCTCTTGAGAGATTGGTTCTTGAAAATTGTTCAAGTCTAATTGAGATCCACTCTTCAGCAGGATATCTCAAAAGTCTTAAATTACTCAATCTGCGGAACTGCACAAGTCTAAGGAGGCTTCCTAAGCAAATTCTCTTGGAAAGTCTGGAGGTAATTATTCTTTCTGGCTGTTCAAAAGTTGATGAGTTCCCAGAAATCTTGGGTCCCATGAATCATTTAAGAGCTGTATATTGGGAAGCTACTGCAGTAAAAGAACTACCACCTTCAATTGAAAACCTAACAGCTCTTGTTGTATTGAATCTAAGCTACTGTAAAAGTCTTGCATGTTTGCCAAGTAGTATCTCTAAACTAAAATGCCTTAAGGCACTTGTTCTTTCTGGCTGCTCAAAGCTTGGCAGATTACCGGAAGAGCTGGGGTACATAGAGAGCTTGGAAGAAATTTATGGTGATGAAACTGCCATCTCACAGCCACCATCCTCTATCATATTGCTAAAGAACCTCAGAACTTTATCTTTCAGAGGATGTCAAGCAATGGCTCTTTCATGGAGAGCACGGTTATCTTCTTTGGTGCTACATGCAAGAGGTCAAGATTCAAGGGGTTTTGTTTTTCCATCTGTGTCAGGATTAAATTCATTAGCAATTCTAGATCTTAGTGACTGCAGTATGTTAGATGAAGGATTGCCTTGTGATCTGGGGAGCTTATCCTCTCTACAGGAGTTAAATCTTGGTAGAAACAACTTCTCCAGTATCTCCGCTTCAAGTATCAGAAACCTCAGCCGCCTTAGAATCCTCGAATTGATTGGATGCAAGAGACTTCAGATACTTCCAGAGCTTCCACGGAGTATAGAGCAAGT GGTCTTCAAACTTCCAAAATGGTATATGCAACATGGAAGAACATGCTAA